In a genomic window of Staphylococcus taiwanensis:
- a CDS encoding type I restriction endonuclease subunit R: MAYQSEYALENEVLQQLESLGYERVNIHNVEQLHDNFRNIINERHKDKLNGKPLTDREFERLMTGINGKSVFDSAMQLRDSYVLKRDDDTDLYLNFMNLKQWCQNKFQVTNQISVKDKYKSRYDVTILINGLPLVQIELKRSGVAITEAFNQIERYRRQNYTGLFRYIQLFVVSNKMETRYYANSDREIFKGQMFYWSNEQNERINYLKDFIEDFLEPCHIAKMISRYMVVNETDKILMALRPYQVYAVEAILNRALETNNNGYIWHTTGSGKTLTSFKASQLLSQEENIKKVIFLVDRKDLDNQTLAEFNKFQEDSVDFTDNTRKLLRQLADPTLPLIVTTIQKMANAVKSNHSVMESYKQDKVIFIIDECHRTQFGDMHRLIKQHFENAQYFGFTGTPRFEENKSQDGRATADIFDKCLHHYLIKDAIRDHNVLGFSVEYNQTFNSHDDLDEEYISKINTSEIWMADERIEAVCRHLISNYHKKTDNGNYTSMFAVQSIPMAIKYYDIFQRLKTEGVHDLNVATIFTYQANEDTQEGEKQEHSREILDRIMNDYNQTFKTNYNTDNFEGYFSDVSKRMKEVVRDDKIDILIVVNMFLTGFDSKKLNTLYVDKNLKHHDLIQAYSRTNRVEKERKPYGNIVCYRDLKQQTDEAIEIFSQTDNTDTVLSLSYEEYLGNFKDILKEVFQLAPTPLDVDRLEAENLKKEFVIAFRDLSNTLIKLKTFDEFQFTENELGIAEQTYEDYKGKYLNIYEDVIRGKKVDNDDAVSVLDDIDFQVELMRNDLINVKYIMDLIGQINLSDVKARDEKRHQIHKLLDKADDQQLRLKADLIRSFLDKVVPSLKEDSDINEAYYEFEDKKKTKEIDAFAEQKAFSAMLLNEAVNEYEYSGNIDRKSIGQNISEPFMKRKRKTDQIIQFIEDTVEKYGMVE; the protein is encoded by the coding sequence GGTACTCCAACAACTTGAGAGTTTAGGATACGAACGAGTAAACATACATAACGTTGAACAACTACATGATAATTTTCGAAACATTATCAATGAACGTCATAAGGATAAATTAAATGGGAAACCGCTGACGGATCGTGAGTTTGAACGTTTAATGACGGGAATTAACGGTAAATCTGTATTTGATAGTGCAATGCAATTACGCGATAGTTATGTACTTAAACGTGATGATGATACTGATTTATATCTGAATTTCATGAACTTAAAACAATGGTGTCAGAATAAATTCCAAGTAACCAATCAAATCAGTGTGAAAGATAAATATAAAAGCCGTTATGATGTGACAATTTTGATTAATGGTTTGCCATTAGTTCAAATAGAATTGAAGCGTAGTGGGGTAGCGATTACGGAAGCATTTAATCAAATTGAGCGTTATCGTCGTCAAAACTATACGGGTTTATTCCGATACATACAATTATTTGTCGTTAGTAACAAAATGGAAACACGCTACTACGCCAATAGTGATCGTGAAATCTTTAAGGGACAAATGTTTTATTGGAGTAATGAACAAAATGAGCGTATTAACTATCTTAAAGACTTTATTGAAGACTTCTTAGAACCATGTCACATTGCTAAGATGATTAGTCGTTATATGGTCGTCAATGAAACAGACAAAATTTTAATGGCATTACGTCCTTATCAAGTCTATGCGGTTGAGGCCATTTTAAATCGTGCGTTAGAAACAAATAACAATGGTTACATTTGGCATACCACAGGTAGTGGTAAAACACTGACTTCATTTAAAGCGAGTCAATTATTATCACAAGAAGAAAATATTAAAAAAGTGATTTTCTTAGTCGACCGTAAAGACTTAGATAATCAAACGTTAGCTGAATTTAATAAGTTCCAAGAAGACTCGGTTGATTTTACGGATAATACGCGTAAATTATTGAGACAATTAGCCGATCCAACTTTACCTTTAATTGTGACAACGATTCAAAAAATGGCGAATGCAGTGAAGTCCAATCACTCAGTAATGGAATCATATAAACAAGATAAAGTGATTTTTATTATTGATGAGTGTCATCGTACGCAATTCGGAGATATGCATCGTTTAATTAAGCAACATTTTGAAAATGCACAGTATTTCGGATTTACGGGGACACCACGTTTTGAAGAAAACAAGAGTCAAGATGGCCGAGCTACAGCGGACATTTTTGACAAATGTTTACATCACTATCTCATTAAAGACGCTATTAGAGACCATAATGTCCTTGGATTTTCAGTTGAATACAATCAAACGTTTAATTCACATGACGACTTAGACGAAGAATATATATCAAAAATTAATACCTCAGAAATTTGGATGGCAGATGAACGTATTGAAGCTGTTTGTCGACATTTGATTTCAAATTATCACAAGAAAACAGATAACGGAAATTACACGTCTATGTTTGCGGTTCAAAGTATTCCAATGGCGATTAAATATTATGACATATTCCAAAGACTGAAAACCGAAGGTGTTCATGATTTAAATGTTGCAACCATTTTTACGTATCAAGCCAATGAAGATACACAAGAAGGTGAAAAACAGGAACATTCAAGAGAAATTCTCGACCGTATTATGAATGATTATAATCAAACATTTAAAACGAATTATAATACGGATAATTTCGAAGGCTACTTTTCTGACGTATCTAAGCGTATGAAAGAAGTTGTTCGTGATGACAAAATCGACATTCTCATTGTTGTTAATATGTTTTTGACAGGCTTTGATAGTAAAAAGTTGAATACTCTTTATGTCGATAAAAACTTGAAACATCATGATTTAATTCAAGCCTATTCAAGAACGAATCGTGTAGAAAAAGAGCGTAAACCTTACGGTAATATTGTGTGTTATCGTGATTTGAAACAACAAACCGATGAAGCGATTGAGATTTTTTCACAAACAGATAATACCGATACGGTGTTAAGTTTATCGTATGAAGAATACTTAGGAAATTTTAAAGATATCTTAAAAGAAGTCTTTCAATTAGCGCCAACCCCTTTAGATGTCGATAGATTAGAGGCCGAGAATCTGAAAAAAGAATTTGTCATTGCATTCCGTGATTTATCTAATACACTCATCAAATTAAAAACCTTTGATGAATTTCAATTTACAGAAAATGAACTCGGGATTGCAGAACAAACCTATGAAGATTATAAAGGGAAATACTTAAATATCTATGAAGACGTGATACGTGGTAAAAAAGTAGATAATGATGATGCTGTGTCCGTTTTAGATGATATTGACTTCCAAGTTGAATTAATGCGCAATGATTTGATTAATGTGAAGTATATCATGGATTTAATAGGTCAAATTAATCTATCTGACGTGAAAGCACGTGATGAAAAACGTCATCAAATTCATAAGTTATTAGATAAAGCTGATGATCAACAATTACGTTTGAAAGCCGATTTGATTCGTAGTTTCTTAGATAAAGTTGTGCCATCATTAAAAGAGGATTCAGATATTAATGAAGCTTACTATGAATTTGAAGACAAAAAAAAAACCAAAGAAATTGATGCATTTGCAGAACAAAAAGCCTTTTCTGCTATGTTACTTAACGAAGCTGTTAATGAGTATGAATATAGTGGAAATATTGACCGTAAATCTATCGGTCAAAATATTTCAGAACCTTTTATGAAACGTAAACGAAAAACCGACCAAATTATACAGTTTATTGAAGATACTGTTGAAAAATATGGTATGGTTGAATAA
- a CDS encoding restriction endonuclease subunit S gives MNKISQLFTFHNGSLINRLEVVETSQGVTLPIYDQRMMEFDEGVFQPTTHQPKHVTLSTTHQAKIVHTGDIVINMMTSECVIVSQQHHESILPYNYTHIEIDTAHIDVNYFVYWMNASSQAKSQLNQFKQGGSLVKKLTLNQLKQLKMTLPPLEQQQRIGKLNERRRHLKYLQAKRTYLMDQFLSEYLFKEDI, from the coding sequence GTGAACAAAATATCGCAGCTATTTACATTTCATAATGGTTCATTAATTAATAGACTTGAAGTTGTAGAAACATCTCAAGGGGTAACATTACCGATTTATGACCAACGTATGATGGAGTTCGATGAGGGAGTGTTTCAACCGACAACACATCAGCCTAAGCATGTAACATTAAGCACAACACATCAAGCCAAGATAGTTCATACGGGTGATATCGTGATTAATATGATGACGAGTGAGTGTGTCATTGTGAGTCAACAACATCATGAAAGTATTCTCCCTTATAATTATACGCATATTGAGATTGATACAGCACATATCGATGTTAACTATTTTGTCTATTGGATGAATGCTTCATCTCAAGCGAAGAGTCAGTTAAATCAATTTAAACAAGGAGGTTCATTAGTTAAAAAATTAACATTGAATCAACTTAAACAACTTAAGATGACGCTACCTCCATTAGAACAACAACAACGTATAGGAAAACTTAATGAACGACGTAGACATTTAAAGTATTTACAAGCGAAACGAACTTATTTGATGGACCAATTTTTATCAGAATATTTATTTAAGGAGGACATTTAG